In Gloeocapsa sp. PCC 73106, the sequence CCAACAAGTTAAATCCTAAATATACCTTTTATCGTTTTGTGGTTGGTCCTACTAATCGCATGGCTCACGCCGCTTCTTTATCTGTAGCAGAGTCTCCAGGAAGGGATTTTAACCCTTTATTTCTCTGTGGTGGGGTGGGTTTAGGGAAAACTCATTTAATGCAAGCGATCGGACATTATCATCTAGAAATCAATAGTAATGCTAGAGTTTTTTATGTATCTACCGAACAATTTACTAATGATTTAATTGCGGCGATTCGCAATGATAGTATGGAAAATTTTCGCGAACATTATCGCAGTGCGGATATTTTATTAATAGATGATATTCAGTTTATCGAAGGGAAAGAATACACTCAGGAAGAGTTTTTTCATACTTTTAATACCCTGCATGAAGCGGGTAAACAAATTATCTTAGCATCCGATCGCCCTCCACATCAGATTCGCACTCTACAAGAACGCTTGATATCTCGTTTTTCTATGGGTTTAATCGCAGATATTCAAGTCCCAGATTTAGAAACTCGTATGGCGATCTTACAAAAAAAAGCTGAATACGAAAACATTAAACTCTCTAGAGAAATTGTTGAATATATCGCGACTCAATATACTTCTAATATTCGGGAATTGGAGGGCGCTTTTATCAGGGCGATCGCCCATCTGTCTATCTCGGGTTTACCCATGACGGTAGAAAATGTAGCCACCATCCTCTGTCCCCAGGTTCAACCCATAGTAACTACCCCAGAAGTCATTCTTCACGCCATTTCAGAAACCTTTAATCTCTCTGTAGAAGAGTTAAAAAGTAGTTCTAGACGTCGAGAAATCAGTCTAGCTAGACAAATTGGTATGTATCTGATGCGTCAGTATACCGATTTGAGTTTTCCTCGGATTGGGGAAGTTTTTGGGGGCAAAGATCACACTACCGTACTCTATAGTTGTGAGAAGATTAATCAGTTACAACAAAAGGATCAGCAAATCGCTCAAAAGTTGTCCCAGTTGAGCGATCGCATTTCTCTACTTAATCGTCATTAATTTTTATTAATCCCATTAAGAAACATAGGGATAAAACGATCTACAAAAGCTTGGGGATCGCGATTCCAAGCCCTTTGAGCTACATCTAGACGAGTTTTTAGTAACTCAGTGGTAAAAATCGCACTAGGAAGATGTTCCATCAGATAGCCAGGACGTTCCCACAGAGGTAGGGTATTGGTAATCTCTAAAAGATTATTAAGGCGACGCAATTCCGCACCCGCCATAATATCCATTCCCGATTCATAAGCGGTGTGCTCGATCGCTGCGTATTTACGCTTAGCTTGTTCGACTTTTTGACGCTTCGCTGGACTTTCTTTGGCTATTTGCGCTAACCAACGATTACCCCAACGCACGTGTCCCGCTTCTTCCGGGAAGATTTTGGCGATCGTCTCTCTAATTTTGATATTTTCCGGGGTTTGGGGCGCTTCTTTAAGAGCGTGAATATGAGCCGAAAAGTATTCACAACCGCGCTTTTCGGTTACATTAATCGCGGCGAGGGCGTCAATCAAACTGTCTTCACTTTCGTAGTGCAGTAAACGCTCAAATTCATCGATATAGGAAACTCCCGGGGGTGTACCGAGATCGGCCCCTAAATCATAGAGTAGCTCCGTTAGCCAAACAGCGTGACGAGCTTCATCGCTGACGTGACGGGAAAGATCTCTGACTAATTCCGGGGGTTGACCGTTGAGTTTTTCAATTAGGTCGGTTAAGTCTTTACAACTGCGCTGCTCATTATAACGATAGCGGTTGAGGGTAACGATATGGATCTCGCGATCTTTAACCACTTGTCTGAGAATGTCTCGAGCGTTGAGAGAGTTGTTAAGTTTGCGAGGGTATATAACCTGAGTCATATTGTGTAGTTTTGTAAAGCTTTTTTCCAGTCTAACAAAAACCCTCTAATCATTCCACAAGTTAGCCATGGTATAAGGCGAACCAGGTCTTTCCCAGAAACTCCCATCGACAAAGCGGTAACCACGTTCGAGAGCAGCTATTTCCTCCATCGCTTCGGTATCCAGTACTATCTCTGCTGCGGCAAAATTCTCTTTCAATCTGGCTGAATTGACGGACTTGGGTATAACTACGGTACCTCGATTAATACCCCAAGCAATTAATAATTGGGCTGGAGTCAGATGATATTGAGCAGCAATCTTCTGTACTAAGGGATGATCGAGTAAACTAGGCTCATCAGGTTTTTTCAGCATTTCTGGGCGATCTTTGGAACCCAGAGGCGAATAAGCAGTGAGTAGTATTCCTTCTGAACGACAATAAGTTAATAAGTCATTTTGCTGCAAATAGGGATGAGATTCAACCTGATTTACCTCTGGTTTTGGTCCAGAGACTTGATTTAAGCTAGCTAGTTTTTTC encodes:
- the dnaA gene encoding chromosomal replication initiator protein DnaA: MKLEIEALWNLVLESLRQQLSGPTFETWIETALPVSWHNNILVIKIPNRFVLNHVHKNYLKMIGKTVQVIVCEPVEIQLITADGENRTIYPDFEEESNFNQVLPNKLNPKYTFYRFVVGPTNRMAHAASLSVAESPGRDFNPLFLCGGVGLGKTHLMQAIGHYHLEINSNARVFYVSTEQFTNDLIAAIRNDSMENFREHYRSADILLIDDIQFIEGKEYTQEEFFHTFNTLHEAGKQIILASDRPPHQIRTLQERLISRFSMGLIADIQVPDLETRMAILQKKAEYENIKLSREIVEYIATQYTSNIRELEGAFIRAIAHLSISGLPMTVENVATILCPQVQPIVTTPEVILHAISETFNLSVEELKSSSRRREISLARQIGMYLMRQYTDLSFPRIGEVFGGKDHTTVLYSCEKINQLQQKDQQIAQKLSQLSDRISLLNRH
- a CDS encoding ferritin-like domain-containing protein gives rise to the protein MTQVIYPRKLNNSLNARDILRQVVKDREIHIVTLNRYRYNEQRSCKDLTDLIEKLNGQPPELVRDLSRHVSDEARHAVWLTELLYDLGADLGTPPGVSYIDEFERLLHYESEDSLIDALAAINVTEKRGCEYFSAHIHALKEAPQTPENIKIRETIAKIFPEEAGHVRWGNRWLAQIAKESPAKRQKVEQAKRKYAAIEHTAYESGMDIMAGAELRRLNNLLEITNTLPLWERPGYLMEHLPSAIFTTELLKTRLDVAQRAWNRDPQAFVDRFIPMFLNGINKN